A genomic stretch from Neospora caninum Liverpool complete genome, chromosome III includes:
- a CDS encoding putative glycyl-tRNAsynthetase — MKKNSSPSAAELYGGLKGMVDFGAVGHLMLQNLRRAVRSFFLRDACEDAPYSLFEERASLPPTEAQNGRGTAGTVLPLLLSQIPPRDSLAVSLPCFRCRRRRVGAEEKTEESLTHRQTSGETRESEARLGRPQDATVETDTDTARRRAGDCGVGEPTREDGGRTDEAHTGQGEEIEFNPRWGPIFAVETACLGPAAVWAASGHTRHFVDSLVRCTDTGQVFRTDSLAYREKLSNGSGKLFEVCHQSATRLQQVEAGNGSARRREGAEGDASRKMEDPPRGRDGGTKGEDLAPANGQVSSWRPLTEAPPELFPNLPSPVTGRIGALSTPFRRNLMLQTRLSRCSASAEENGREEGEQEREQQGEQTGEHAERGERGDGQTRSGRGKERDSANVADAEENAGIFRPETAQGMLIAYRNLLPPFLAPSLPFGIAQEGRAWRNELISSSRFLFRLREFRQFEIEYFIDAKKTDSLQVLNAWIYELARFFAAIGLPADLLSAAEQGRNDRPHYSSRCIDISFRFPFGDAELCGLALRGDYDLRSHQQAPFQAAVFPVVTNMPTLTAQAKEVHTGKA; from the exons ATGAAGAAGAACTCATCCCCCTCT GCTGCCGAGCTGTACGGAGGCCTCAAGGGGATGGTCGACTTCGGCGCCGTCGGCCACCTGATGCTTCAGAATCTCCGTCGCGCCGTGAggtccttttttctccgcgaCGCATGCGAGGACGCCCCCTATTCGCTTTTTGAAGAGCGGGCTTCGCTGCCCCCAACAGAGGCGCAAAACGGGCGAGGAACAGCCGGCACggttctgcctcttcttctctcgcaaaTCCCCCCTCGCGACTCGCTagctgtctcgcttccgtgCTTTCGgtgccgccgacgccgcgtAGGTgcggaggaaaagacggaggagagccTGACGCACAGGCAGACGTCGGGGGAGaccagagaaagcgaagcacGATTGGGGAGGCCCCAGGATGCGACAGTcgagacagacacagacacggcgaggcgcagagctGGCGACTGCGGTGTCGGCGAGCCGAcgcgcgaggacggcggACGGACAGACGAGGCGCACACGGGGCAAGGAGAGGAAATCGAGTTTAACCCGCGCTGGGGGCCCATCTTTGCCGTCGAAACTGCTTGTCTGGGACCTGCAGCTGTCTGGGCAGCTAGCGGCCACACGCGCCACTTTGTTGATTCGCTTgtgcggtgtacagacaccggacAGGTGTTCAG AACGGACTCGCTGGCGTATCGCGAGAAGCTTTCCAACGGATCGGGCAAGCTCTTCGAAGTCTGCCATCAATCGGCGACGCGTCTTCAGCAAGTCGAGGCAGGAAATGGATCtgcaagaagacgcgaaggcgcggaaggagacgccagcCGGAAAATGGAGGACCCGCCACgggggcgagacggaggaacaAAAGGAGAAGACCTCGCTCCCGCCAATGGCCAGGTTTCCTCGTGGCGACCTCTAACGGAG GCTCCTCCCGAGCTCTTTCCCAACCTTCCCTCGCCCGTAACAG GCCGCATCGGGGCTCTGTCAACTCCCTTCCGCCGGAACTTGATGCTCCAGACTCGCCTATCGcgctgcagcgcctccgcggaagaaaacggaagggaagaaggagaacaagagagagaacaacagGGAGAGCAAACGGGAGAACACGCcgaacgaggagagcgaggcgatgGGCAAACTCGATCCGGAAGAGGCAAGGAACGCGATTCTGCTAACGTcgcagacgcggaagagaatgCGGGGATCTTTAGACCGGAAACTGCTCAG GGAATGCTCATTGCGTATCGGAATCTTCTTCCGCCGTTCCTCGCCCCTTCGCTGCCTTTTGGCATCGCCCAGGAAGGTCGCGCGTGGCGAAACGAGTTgatctcttcctcgcggttcCTGTTCCGCCTCCGAGAATTCCGTCAATTTGAGATCGA GTACTTCAtcgacgcgaaaaaaacagacagcCTTCAGGTGCTCAACGCGTGGATCTACGAGctggcgcgtttcttcgctgctATCG GCCTCCCGGCGGACCTTCTCAGCGCCGCCGAGCAGGGCCGGAACGACAGGCCTCACTACAGCTCGAGATGCATCGACATTTCCTTTCGGTTTCCCTTTGGAGACGCAGAGCTTTGCGgtctcgcgcttcgcggAGACTATGATCTGAGATCTCATCAGCAG GCCCCCTTCCAAGCTGCAGTTTTTCCAGTCGTCACAAACATGCCCACATTGACGGCACAAG CCAAGGAGGTGCACACCGGCAAAGCATGA
- a CDS encoding rna recognition motif. family protein, related, with protein MEPEQSNGSQMQVDGPEARDGGDEEEDFDLYEGIDAADHLIVSSASAAHPALAASPSGDACMPSSGLPPEESALASLGSPPLTCPLEKDEKEEDDLVVLGGDLNLSSSSKAAAPLPCRPSTAVGRGSSFEASTLKRRKFPGTGVAFTRIEVPLFLGPPPAIPDLVPDAEGSTTNSLVLLANLSLWQTDISIREAAVQFGRVRAVRIFSNALDGRSSGIALLQFVTSEDAARAVAQGLDQALKAKQQGQRQIRVIAVPAALVDELDACDSISWTRGGPIPDQLLRKLFQLAGQALPHRDPSALSASFFASLVSSHVELNEAPGARADAARGDPALVGLQQGAGDAPAHAGAEDRPGGLQSPGQSGNGQGKGSLDPLGAARSLSATEAPPGTGAPPRGSSLSGPQSPQLLPASASPSGSHGVGPGPLPRVPAPLSAPASSTSASFPSSFPSSPFIPPPPPPPQTPGAMASQQPPPPPPPADVASAPQPDILSHAAPAPAASQSQFGRSSPFHGTGSNFGASAPAQQAMGASAAHPSSFSSFPSAPAPPSIVVLTAPRGASQQPNQRPVSQETSYPASSTSFPSSFPSSSFPSYSASEEPQRAGGAAMLRPAPRAPAEWQGRRDDFAFFPSGQNEGGSTANRSSTFASHPQQHGDGSHASFASYPAASYSSFASHPYGGKQAQTYPHAVSAEGGDRYAGRSGAGDPGGSGSEADSRRDGKADSGPGFAAPVNRPVHAPAPQAQASLHRVQAPAAKVKRQRQF; from the exons ATGGAGCCTGAGCAATCCAACGGCAGCCAG ATGCAGGTCGACGGCCCCGAGGCAAgggacggcggagacgaagaagaagatttCGATTTGTACGAAGGCATCGATGCTGCTGACCACCTCAttgtctcctccgcctctgctgcgcaTCCCGCGCTGGCCGCATCTCCATCCGGCGACGCTTGCATGCCGTCATCTGGTCTCCCTCCCGAGGAGTCGGCGCTCGCTTCCCTCGGTTCGCCTCCCCTGACGTGTCCActggagaaggacgaaaaggaagaagacgatctGGTGGTCCTCGGTGGCGACCTTaatctctcctcttccagcaaagccgccgcgcctctgccCTGTCGACCTTCCACTGCCGTCGGCCGAGGCAGCTCCTTCGAGGCTTCCACTCTAAAAAGAAGAAAATTCCCTGGAACCGGAGTCGCCTTCACACGCATCG aAGTTCCGCTCTTCCTGGGGCCCCCTCCGGCGATTCCGGACCTCGTTCCTGACGCTGAAGGCTCAACAACAAacagcctcgtccttctcgctaATCTCTCGCTT TGGCAAACTGACATCTCCATTCGGGAAGCCGCCGTCCAGTTCGGCCGAGTCCGCGCCGTGCGCATCTTCAGCAACGCTCTCGACGGCCGCTCATCTGG gaTCGCGCTCCTTCAGTTCGTCAccagcgaagacgccgcacGCGCAGTGGCCCAAGGCCTCGACCAAGC TCTCAAGGCGAAGCAGCAAGGCCAGCGCCAAATCAGAGTGATCGCCGTGCCGGCTGCTCTGGTGGACGAGCTCGATGCATGCGACTCCATTTCCTGGACGAGAGGCGGACCTATCCCCGACCAGCTG CTGAGGAAACTCTTCCAACTTGCCGGTCAGGCGCTGCCACACCGGGACCCCTCCGCTCTGTctgcttcgtttttcgcttCCCTGGTTTCGTCCCACGTCGAGCTGAACGAAGCGCCGGGCGCCAGGGCCGACGCAGCACGTGGCGATCCCGCGCTAGTTGGGCTCCAAcaaggcgctggagacgcgccggcgcACGCCGGCGCAGAGGACCGTCCAGGTGGACTGCAGAGTCCCGGCCAATCGGGAAATGGCCAAGGGAAAGGCTCCTTGGACCCCCTCGGAGCTGCGCGGTCGCT ATCTGCCACCGAGGCCCCCCCAGGAACCGGAGCGCCGCCGCGgggttcttctctctcaggccCGCAGTCGCCTCAGTTGTTGCctgcgtcggcgtctccatCTGGATCCCATGGGGTTGGGCCGGGCCCTCTCCCACGTGTccctgcgcctctctcggctccAGCATCGTCGACAtccgcttcgtttccttcctcctttccctcctctcccttcatTCCTCCCcccccgcctccgccgcagACCCCCGGTGCCATGGCATCTCAGCAACCGcccccgcctccgccgccggcAGACGTTGCCTCTGCGCCTCAGCCTGACATCCTTTCGCACGCCGCTCCCGCGCCGGCTGCCTCTCAGAGTCAGTTCGGGAGGTCCAGCCCGTTCCACGGGACTGGATCTAACTTTGGAGCCTCTGCGCCTGCTCAACAGGCGATGGGTGCGAGCGCCGCGCAcccgtcgtccttctcgtccttcccgTCTGCTCCGGCGCCTCCTTCCATCGTTGTTCTCACGGCTCCGCGCGGGGCTTCCCAGCAGCCTAACCAACGACCGGTCTCTCAAGAAACTTCGTATCCTGCCTCGTCGAcctcgttcccttcttccttcccgtcttcctctttcccctcctaTTCTGCCTCTGAAGAGCCGCAGCGCGCTGGAGGAGCTGCAATGCTGCGCCCCGCGCCGAGAGCACCAGCTGAGtggcagggaagaagagacgactttgcttttttcccttccggTCAGAACGAAGGAGGCTCAACCGCAAATCGTTCGTCTACCTTTGCATCTCATCCTCAGCAGCACGGTGACGGCTCCCACGCGTCATTCGCGTCCTACCCAGCTGCCTCGTActcgtccttcgcttcgcaCCCTTACGGAGGGAAGCAGGCCCAAACCTATCCGCACGCAGTCTCGGCTGAAGGCGGAGATCGCTACGcaggccgcagcggcgcaggCGACCCGGGAGGTTCCGGCTCAGAAGCCGATtccaggagagacggcaagGCAGATTCGGGCCCAGGCTTCGCGGCTCCTGTCAACAGGcccgtgcatgcacccgcGCCCCAGGCGCAAGCCTCGCTCCACAGAGTCCAGGCTCCGGCCGCGAAGGTGAAGCGCCAGCGACAATTTTGA
- a CDS encoding putative MSF1-like conserved region domain-containing protein, which produces MRLFEKTFVFDSDWETVTSAFWTKYPNELQPHVLRVDTLDVDIDPEKQEFATRRLHSLKYCVPRWMECFFGGSSPVGFGLEEAYCSLPDKTLHLKSRNYTFASFFRVDEECTYTPHPTDPSRTLYKQTATYKVFGLGAAINRALERAAVRSAEEKSSVGFSVVQSRASSLEEQGWWRRQCAACIHSLEAAAVNATQHYRDLVRHVEESLHISLCAPSTPPLSSTLSLDRFGSSPLLEPSLFAACAMSASAKRFLLCRPSPPFSLPRNDSSSSLFSSSLSALRSPLASPAMPPSLKALLPASPLSPSSSPDPNVPPSPSPSSPSLSSSAPSSTAVDSTAESGEPRGGARSGDTDCACLRPAPGGTAPLSTSEWRRRQQEERAREAHRKGITQTFALSGEAARPAFPASEESMGAADPGSSREAGGVGRASEEGNAANRVTGRTFGERSYAWSRDAHTPALRPETGASKATHV; this is translated from the exons atgAGACTCTTTGAAAAGACTTTCGTTTTTGACAGTGACTGGGAAACCGTTACG TCGGCGTTTTGGACCAAGTACCCGAACGAGTTGCAGCCTCACGTGCTGCGCGTCGATACACTCGATGTTGACATTGATCCAGAGAAGCAGGAGTTCGCGACTCGGCGTCTCCACTCTCTGAAGTACTGCGTTCCCAG ATGGATGGAGTGCTTTTTTGGCGGCTCCTCGCCGGTTGGCTTCGGCCTGGAGGAGGCGTACTGTTCTCTCCCTGACAAGACGCTCCACCTCAA GTCAAGAAACTACACAttcgcctcttttttccgcgtGGACGaggagtgtacatacaccccacaTCCGACCGACCCATCGCGGACGCTCTACAAGCAAACAGCCACCTACAAAGTGTTCGGCCTAGGCGCGGCAATCAATCGCGCGTTAGAGCGA GCGGCGGTTCGCTCGGCGGAAGAGAAATCCAGTGTAGGGTTCTCTGTAGTTcagtcgcgcgcgtcttcgctcgaGGAGCAAGGCTGGTGGAGGCGCCAGTGTGCCGCGTGCATTCACTCTCTTGAAGCCGCCGCTGTCAACGCCACGCAGCACTACCGAGATCTTGTCCGACATGTCGAAGAGTCTCTTCATATTTCCCTCTGTGCCCCGTCCACGCCGCCGCTTTCGTCGACTCTGAGTCTCGACCGCTTcggctcctcgccgctcctggAGCCTTCGCTGTTTGCTGCGTGCGCCATGTCCGCTTCTGCGAaacgctttcttctctgtcgtccgtctcctcccttttccctccctcgAAATGACtcatcttcgtctctcttctcctcctctctctcagcccTCCGTTCCCCTCTTGCCTCACCGGCAATGCCACCATCGCTAAAGGCCCTcctccctgcgtctccgctttctccctcttcctctcccgatCCGAATGTCCCTCCTTCCccatctccctcttctccttctctctcttcgtctgctccgTCATCGACTGCTGTGGACTCGACcgcggagagcggcgagccGCGGGGCGGCGCGAGGTCAGGAGACACTGactgcgcctgtctccgcccagCCCCCGGCGGAACGGCGCCGTTGAGCACCTCGGAGTGGAGACGCCGGCAGCAGGAAgaacgggcgagagaggcgcaccgAAAAGGGATAACGCAGACGTTTGCCCTTtccggcgaggcggcgcgaccCGCGTTTCCAGCGTCAGAAGAGAGCATGGGGGCGGCCGATCCGGGAAGCTCGAGGGAGGCCGGAGGCGTAGGGCGAGCGtcggaagaagggaacgcaGCGAACCGGGTGACAGGAAGAACGTTTGGCGAGCGAAGCTATGCCTGGTCTCGGGACGCACATACTCCGGCTCTGCGCCCTG agacaggagcttCAAAGGCGACTCACGTCTGa